Proteins encoded together in one Camelina sativa cultivar DH55 chromosome 9, Cs, whole genome shotgun sequence window:
- the LOC104711641 gene encoding protein RTE1-HOMOLOG-like — MGGETAADADSEHRMMIGFADSMKIYPRRDRFPCCIVWTPLPFISWLIPFIGHVGICREDGVILDFAGPNFVCVDNFAFGSVSRYIQIKTEKDPSCPSGSCMLNGESSRYGQEEDTHDEKEPTWDGALRKGTQEYQHHSYNIFTCNCHSFVANNLNRLGVRSGGWNVVNLAALVFFKGRWVSKAAVVKSLLPPVIVYTLGIFLGGWTFIASCSIVAVLLIGWFIMGTYCFKKLIQL; from the exons ATGGGAGGAGAGACAGCTGCAGATGCAGACTCAGAACATCGGATGATGATTGGTTTTGCAGATTCCATGAAGATTTATCCCAGAAGGGACAGGTTCCCATGCTGCATTGTCTGGACTCCTCTACCCTTCATTTCGTGGTTGATTCCCTTCATTGGCCATGTAGGTATTTGCAGAGAAGACGGTGTCATCCTCGACTTTGCAGGACctaattttgtttgtgttgataATTTCGCATTTGGATCTGTTTCTCGatatattcaaatcaaaaccgAAAAG GATCCATCTTGTCCTTCCGGCTCATGTATGTTAAATGGTGAGAGCAGCAGATATGGGCAAGAAGAAGATACTCATGATGAGAAAGAGCCAACATGGGATGGTGCACTGAGAAAAGGCACACAAGAGTACCAACACCACTCATATAACATATTCACATGCAACTGTCATTCTTTTGTAGCCAACAACCTGAACCGTCTAGGGGTAAGGTCGGGCGGGTGGAACGTGGTGAATCTCGCGGCACTTGTTTTCTTTAAGGGACGTTGGGTGAGCAAAGCGGCTGTAGTAAAATCCTTGTTACCTCCAGTCATAGTCTATACTTTAGGAATCTTTCTTGGTGGTTGGACTTTCATAGCTTCCTGCTCTATTGTAGCGGTTTTGCTTATTGGTTGGTTCATCATGGGAACCTATTGTTTCAAGAAACTGATCCAGCTGTAG